The Vicia villosa cultivar HV-30 ecotype Madison, WI linkage group LG1, Vvil1.0, whole genome shotgun sequence genome includes a region encoding these proteins:
- the LOC131597945 gene encoding uncharacterized mitochondrial protein AtMg00810-like, with protein sequence MDRGFRRSKSEPTLYIKSQGQYTLLLSLYVDDLIYTGNNTKMMMEFKEDMMKTFEMTDLGLMSYFLGIEVSQRNEGIFISQKKYTEGLLKKFKMYGCKPVATPLITNEKLQKNDGAPEADASKYKSLIGSLLYLTSTRPEIMYATSLLSRFMQSPSQIHFGAGKRILRYLQRTKEFGIWYTIETSSGLLGYTDSDWAGSRDDMKSTSGYAFSLGSGILSWASKKQATVAQSIAEAEYVEAAEATSQAIWLRRILEDMGEKQDEPTKINCDTNQQLQWQKIQCITA encoded by the coding sequence ATGGATCGAGGATTCAGGAGGAGCAAGAGTGAGCCTACACTTTACATCAAGTCCCAAGGTCAGTACACTCTCTTACTCTCTCTATATGTAGATGACCTTATCTACACGGGAAACAATACTAAGATGATGATGGAGttcaaagaagatatgatgaaGACCTTTGAGATGACCGACCTTGGTTTGATGAGTTACTTCCTCGGTATAGAGGTAAGTCAGAGAAATGAAGGGATATTCATCTCGCAAAAGAAATACACGGAAGGCTTACTTAAGAAATTCAAGATGTACGGCTGTAAACCTGTCGCTACTCCACTCATAACAAATGAGAAACTACAAAAGAATGATGGAGCACCAGAAGCTGATGCATCCAAATACAAAAGTCTAATTGGAAGTCTCCTATATTTAACATCTACACGACCAGAGATAATGTATGCTACAAGTCTTCTATCAAGATTCATGCAAAGCCCAAGTCAAATACACTTTGGAGCAGGAAaaagaattttgaggtatctacAACGAACAAAAGAGTTTGGTATATGGTACACTATCGAAACCAGCTCAGGATTACTTGGCTACACCGACAGTGATTGGGCAGGTTCGCGAGATGACATGAAGAGCACCTCTGGCTATGCTTTCTCTCTAGGATCAGGAATTTTATCTTGGGCGTCAAAGAAGCAAGCTACAGTTGCACAATCAATAGCAGAAGCAGAGTACGTGGAAGCTGCTGAAGCAACGAGTCAAGCTATATGGCTTCGCAGGATACTCGAAGACATGGGAGAAAAACAAGATGAGCCTACTAAGATCAACTGTGACACAAATCAGCAATTGCAATGGCAAAAAATCCAATGCATCACAGCATAA